The genomic region aaatcaaaactggAATCTAAGCGATGGAATCCAGGCTAATTTATCTTAAAACCCCACTAGACAGAAAGTAGCAGAAATTTTTGTGACATGAAGTTCTTCACTAAGACAGCAAGAAACTGTTGAAGTATCACCTCTAAGGAAAGCATATCCCTACTGGATAACCAGCTCCTCCTTCTAGAGCAGCCTGCTTTACCCACATCAGCTGCCACTTTGATCAGACCCTGCTCAGTCATGGAAGAAACTGGAATTTGTCTGCAGAAGGCATTCTATCTTCTGCTATTAAAAATGCACTTACATGAAATTATGCCTGAAAAGTGTTAACGAGCCCAATTAGTACGTTCAGCAATTACTGTGACTGGCAAAGTTTCCAAATTTAACCTCctctgtttaaaacaaaacGTGATGCCACTGCCAAGTCATTTCTATTTGGCCCATTCGGTGTTAATCTTTTGTAAAACACTTTTGAATGGTTACAGAGTATCAATGCAGGTTTAAACCTTCAGGTGATCTTAGAGGTGATCATCAGGTTTGGCAGGGAAACAGCACTCTGCATCCTTTATGCattccaaaaagaaaatacttgatGTAATCTAGCCGTTaagaatcaaaaagaaaaaaagatgctttttcataaataaaatatgtgaaataacagaaaaaaaatcccccaaaataaaaaccaagttTGGCTGGTTCAAAGAAAGACTCCTTGTTATCGAAAAGTGTTGGAATTATTTTGTGACAGAGGTGAAGAACTTAAAGGACACCCTGCAAACTCTTGAACCAATGTGGAAGAACAAAAGATTTCTGTAAAGTGTTGGTTCTGCAGCTACAAAATGGAATGTGAGAAAATATGAACTATTctctaaggggaaaaaaaagaataaaacaatgCATAAAGCATCAGCACTGTTCCATCTGTTCTGCtaatatctgaaaaaaaggGTGAGCAGTTTCCAGTATAGTGGTGGTGTGAtaaaaccacctttttttttttttttaacattctaACAGAAAACTAAGTTTAAAATACTGAGTATAACCTTATTTAAAACTAGATGCAAGTTCAGTATTTCCACTAAGCCTACAAAGTACTCACAGGCTACCCTCATGAAAAATTCAGGTTTgtattaaaatagtttttcaaCAACGACACGGCCTAGGGATgaaaaaatttgtttaaaaaaaaaaaagaaaggaggatgTTTGCCTTCAGGAGTGTTGTAATATTGGAATTAGGAAAACTCCTacctgcaaagctgctgtggaTTCTTCACTGGGCAGGGAATCTATGAGAACATCGATATCCTTGGCAGTGCGAGCAATCAGAGCTGCGAACAGCTGGGCATACTCTGCACAAAACACAACACAACTCAGGCAATCACTCAGGGAATTATTACAAACAAGCACAACTCTGCTGTCACAATGTTCTGCAGAAAGCGCAACCGACACCCATTCACGACTTAACCTCCATCACACCACGAGCCACGGGAGGAATTCTTTGCCGAGCCCGGATTTCGCATTCCCGAGCGCTCTACGCCAAAGCACGTTCGCATTTAGGAGAGACAGGAAGCCGGGCTCACCTTCCGTGGGGTTCACGGGCTGATCCTTGTTTATGGCCGTCTGGATGTTGCTGAAGGAGGCCGGGGGGCCGCACTGCTGCAGCACTCCGATGGCGTTACAGAACTGGTCCGCGAGCTGCCGGCACCAATTAACACCGCGTTAATCACCCTGCCCCTCCGCTACAGCCACCTCCGGCTCACGGCGCATCCCAGCCCGCGCACCATGCCCGCCGTGCGGAGGGTGCGCACCCCCCACCCGCGGCCGTACCCCCGGCTggggggctgcggcggggggccgcatccccgcatccccgccCGGGCGGCGCAGCCCGTGCCGTGCCCCGCGGCGCCGGGGCAGCGGAGGCAGCGGCCGCCTCACCGAGTTGACGGCGTCCTGCAGCTGTGTGAGCCGGTCCGCCATGGCcgcgccaccgccgccgcccctGAGGCCCGGGCACGCGGGGCGCGAGCGCCGCCTGCCGGCCGGGAGGAGCGGTTGGACATGAGGGAGGATCCATTCGCAGGAAGGGGGATCGGACATCGGAGCGGGCTGCGCAGGGAGGCgctggagtcaccgtccctgcaGGTGCTTGAGGAGAGCCTGGACTTGGCAcccagtgccatggtctggctGACACGGTGGTGTTCAGTCACaggttgaacttgatgatctcagaggtcttttccaacctaagtgattctGTTACTGCCACGGCGTGGGCAGCTTTTGCTGTGCAGCAGTCGCTCTGATCCGAGCTGAAGGCAGGAGCAGCGCTCAGGTGCTTCATTCCAGCCCCGATCTGAGCAGGCATCACGTCCAGCAGGGAAAAGCCAGAGTGTAGTGTCCCCAACAAGCCAATTTAGAGCCAGCATCCGGCCTCCGTGGTCGGGGATTGGAGAATAAATGCCATTCGTGCCAGTCAGTATGTGCTCGTGTTTCTCATCTCTGACAGCTGGGTACAATGCCAGCCTTCCCTCAGGTGGACCTTAGAGACCATCTCTTTCcgaccccctgccacgggcaggggcACTTTCCattaccccaggttgctccaagtcctgtccagcctgaccttggacactaccagggatgggacagccacagcttccctgtgccagggcctccccaccctcacagggaagaatttcttcctaatatccgaTCAAAACCTaatctctgtcagtttgaagccatttctcTTATCCTGCCACCACATGCCCTTGCAAATCACCActgcagccttgccactgatgCTGTGGGTGCAGCAACGATACAAACTAATCCGCCCAAAGTGTTTTCCCCGATTTTGTTTGCCTGCGCATGTAAGCTGGGAGGTGGGGCCCCTTCACGCTCCTAAGTTAAATCCCAAGTCCCAGGCTGCTGGTCCAAACCCCACCGTGCATTTTTAGGAGTTGGCAGCGGCCGAGCGCTTCCCCTCCGCCCCCCCCGGCAGGGCCCTCCCGCAGGTGCCTGAGGGGGCGGGAGCGACCCCTGCTGGGCGGGCCCCGCCTGCGCCCCGCCCCAGCTGCCCGGCCCTTTCCCGGTCTCGGCCCCCTTTCCCCGTTCCCTGCGCGGCGCTATGCGGGTGTCGCCTTCCCCTGcgctgttcctgctgctcctgggggtcCTGCGCCATGGCGGAGCCTCAGGTGAGGGCGGCGTGAGCCGGAGCGGGGGGGCGCgtggggctgtgtggggctgtggcCGCCATTAAGCGGCCGGAGGAGCCCGACTCGTACCGGGAACTGCGAGGCTGTGCCCGGGTTAATTCCAGCGGCACGGGGCTTGCTGCGACTGCAGAGCCTTTTGGGGTGTTCCCGGTGCTGGCGGGGCGACCTGCCGCTGTCTGGAGGGATGTGCAGGAGTGCGGATCAAAGCTCCTGCGGCGCTGCAGAAGCGCTGTGTGTATTCGTGGTTATCTTAATCTTTCATGCGGACAAGGAGAACtaccctcttttttcccccctttcgcTGCCCCtccgctttttttttt from Corvus hawaiiensis isolate bCorHaw1 chromosome 4, bCorHaw1.pri.cur, whole genome shotgun sequence harbors:
- the MED21 gene encoding mediator of RNA polymerase II transcription subunit 21, producing the protein MADRLTQLQDAVNSLADQFCNAIGVLQQCGPPASFSNIQTAINKDQPVNPTEEYAQLFAALIARTAKDIDVLIDSLPSEESTAALQAESLYRLEEENHEAAARLEEVVYRGDVLLEKIQSALADIAQSQLKTRSGSHSQPLPNS